The nucleotide window CAATAAAATTAAATGTTACTGGATACTTAACAAAACCTCTTAATTTATATGCACTTAGTGAAACTTTATTTACAATATCAAAAAATATTTTTCTAGATAAAGAGAATAAAGAAATATATAATACTTTAAAACAATATAAAGATATAGTTGATGAAAGAGCAATTATCTCAAAAATGACAATAGATGGAACAATAACATATGTAAATGAACCATTTGAAATAATATCTGGTTATAAAAAAGAAGAACTTTTAGGTGAATCGCATTATATAATTAATCCATTAATTAATAACAAAATATTAAAAGATATATTTAAAAGAATTAAAATTGAAAAAAAATCGTGGCATGGACATATAAAAAACATCTCAAAAGAAGGAAAAGAATATTTCTTAGATTTAATTATTAAACCAATTTTAGATTTAGATGGCAATATATTAGAATTTATTTCATTGGCAAATGATATAACAGATTTAGAAATATCAAAAAATTATTTTGAACTTTTAACTCAAAAAAACACTCTTGATTTAAATGAGTCAATAAGAGTAGTTAATGCTTATAAAGAAGCAATAGATGAAAGTAATATTATTCTAAGAATAGATTTAAATAAGAATATTGTTTATGCAAATAAAGCATTTTATGATTGTACGGATTATAAAAAAGATGAATTATTGGGAAAACCTTATTCCTCATTAAGACATTTTGGTTTAGATGAAAAAGAACAAGAAGAAAAAATCAATAATATGTTTTGTGGAGAAATTTGGAAAGGCAAAATATCAATTTATGGGAAAAATGAAAAAATATTTCATTTTGATGTAACTTTATTTCCATTAAAAAACAGTGATGGCAAAGTTAATGAATATATGGAAATAATACATGATATAACTGAAATAGAAAATTTACATGATGAATTAGAAGATACACAAAGAGAAATTATTTATAAGCTTGGTGAAATTGGTGAAACAAGAAGTAGTGAAACAGGTAATCATGTTAAAAGAGTTGCAGAATATTCGAAACTTTTAGCTCAAAAAATAAATTTAAATTATGAAGATACAAATAGACTTTTTATAGCTTCTCCAATGCACGATATAGGAAAAATTGGTATTCCTGATTCCATTTTAAATAAACCAGGTAAATTAACTCCAGAAGAATGGGAAATCATGAAAAATCATGCTCAAATTGGTTATGATATATTGAGAAATTCGAAAAGAGAAATACTAAAAGCAGCAGGAATAGTTTCATATACACATCATGAAAAATGGGATGGTAGTGGTTATCCTTTAGGATTAAAAGGAGAAGAAATACATATCTTTGGAAGAATTACAGCAATAGTAGATGTTTTTGATGCTTTAAGTAGTGAAAGAGTTTATAAAAAAGCTTGGGATATTGAAAAAATTTTAGAACTTTTAAAAGAAGAAAAAGGAAAACATTTTGATCCTAATTTAGTTGATGTTTTCATAGAAAATTTAAATGAGTTTTTAGAAATAAAAGATAAATATAAGGAAGTAGATGAAAAATCTGAGTATTAGAATTAAATTAATCATAATTTTTATTGTAATAAAAATTCTTCCTTTAATATTTATAGCTTACATAGCTTATATGGGTGTTATCAAACTAGATACTTATTTAAATAAAAGTACAACTTTTTTATTTAATCAAAGTAAAGAAATTATTATAAATACTGCAAATGCATCAATTGAAGATAGTATAAAAAATTTAGATAAAAAATCTCAAGATTCTTTAGAAAAAATCTCTTATGAAATTGCAAATAATATTGCAGAATTTTTATATGAAAGAGATAAAGATTTATTATTTTTATCAAGAGTAGATTTAAATCAGAAAGTTTTAGAAAATTTTTATGAAGCAAAAACAAAAAATATAATTGTTCATGATGAATACTTTTATGATGATGAAACAAATACTTATAAAACAAAAGAAGAGTTAAAAAAAATTGAAAGAGAACAAAAAACTGCGAATTTAAAAGAGAATGAAAAAGAGTTTAATTATATTGATCCAATAGAGTTTAAAACAAAAAATATACCAATTTACAAAGAGATAAGTTTTTTTGATTTAAATGGAAACGAAAAATATAAAATTTCTTCAATAAATCCAGAAAAATTAAATGTTTCAGATAGTAAAAATACTTATATAAAAGCAGAAAAATATTTTGATGAAATTTCAAAATTAAATAAAAATGAAATTTATGTTTCAGATGTTATTGGTGAATATATAGGAAGTAAAATAATAGGAACTTTTACAAAAGAAAAAGCAAAAAAAGCTGGAATTGAGTTTGAACCACAAAAATATGGATATGCAGGAATTGAAAATCCTTTAGGAAAAAGATTTGAAGGAATTATTAGATTTATTACACCAGTATTTAAAAATAATGAAAAAATAGGTTATATTTCTGCAGCGTTAGATCATAGACATATTCAAGAATTTACAGATACAGTAAATCCTACAAGTATAAATCTAAAACAAAATATTGCAGATGCAAGTTTAGGTAAT belongs to Arcobacter defluvii and includes:
- a CDS encoding HD domain-containing phosphohydrolase, whose protein sequence is MNKNQDYFFYLKKTTVLYVEDDDSTREELEYFLEKKVYKLIVAKNGQEGLELYNKHKPDLIVTDIQMPVMNGIKMIKSLKEINPNLPIVIITAFNDTDYLFEAIKLNVTGYLTKPLNLYALSETLFTISKNIFLDKENKEIYNTLKQYKDIVDERAIISKMTIDGTITYVNEPFEIISGYKKEELLGESHYIINPLINNKILKDIFKRIKIEKKSWHGHIKNISKEGKEYFLDLIIKPILDLDGNILEFISLANDITDLEISKNYFELLTQKNTLDLNESIRVVNAYKEAIDESNIILRIDLNKNIVYANKAFYDCTDYKKDELLGKPYSSLRHFGLDEKEQEEKINNMFCGEIWKGKISIYGKNEKIFHFDVTLFPLKNSDGKVNEYMEIIHDITEIENLHDELEDTQREIIYKLGEIGETRSSETGNHVKRVAEYSKLLAQKINLNYEDTNRLFIASPMHDIGKIGIPDSILNKPGKLTPEEWEIMKNHAQIGYDILRNSKREILKAAGIVSYTHHEKWDGSGYPLGLKGEEIHIFGRITAIVDVFDALSSERVYKKAWDIEKILELLKEEKGKHFDPNLVDVFIENLNEFLEIKDKYKEVDEKSEY